A single Populus alba chromosome 7, ASM523922v2, whole genome shotgun sequence DNA region contains:
- the LOC140955770 gene encoding uncharacterized protein, whose translation MDPTALQSAPLQSAATLTTNTQSALPANSPTLQSTSGFSMTPPPGFFTPSSVHSLGCSFPLTMAAIPSSALTILTHSGLRSAASIVPTTHLHGAAVVPLSNTHQVISLKLTNNNYLYWRMQMKPYLLGQGVYAFVDGSYPCPALYVATTETAAPAINSFFLSWKQQDQLIMSALLSSLSTEILHLVVDCHTSYSIWQTLEKSFASPSHSRIMQLHGSFQDLRQGDDSANIYLQRAKVLFDELVAVGQPLFLEDFNLYVFRGLPSDFKDLVTSLSTRADPLSYSDLHSYLLTHEYLNKSSLQSTLGSPMTAPLLPTPSHPTASAFLAQRSGFGGSSDHSYRGRGRHRDGWRAKYCSQFTSQHLQATANLAFQNSQLTFAGRFPNTSANQHVTPDLSSMTSSEPYTGSDQLHVGDGNGLDLITKEVLFSGQSRDGLYVLSESSATSIPEAFLSTFVSSTADVWHRHLGHPSSRKASRLSLGFTGHKTCAPLELVFNDVWGPSPMLSTDGYRYFVIFMDAYTKYGDPLSVDSSPVVSPSRSPSSLTSGPSSGLSPGLHLVVDLSNFDLQQVSQNPSLLPINSSRSHHITLRPRQPKQAHLSVSQSSSPVRSAQSPASMCSIFPEHEPLTFKDTTQHSAWHRWVYKIKRRADGSIDMYKARLVARGLSDYLISLGFRASNADPSLFIYSDGYDLIYLLVELGMSSCKVVDTLASSSSKLLLSSDTQYFDPTRTDRLLVLCSISLSLAWIFVILLIKYVSLCTRLPMVIGPFSKELSGIFKERHLMVYTSLEVPLFPYMVLWMLIGKKRTVAHSSTEAEYKALTDGTTEILWIRALLSDLHFSSAPTTILWCDNLGATYLSVNPIFHARTKHVEVDYHFVRDRVAKKDIEVQFISFKDQLAKVLIKPLPHASFTYFRSKLHMDSPPSA comes from the exons ATGGATCCTACTGCACTTCAATCTGCTCCTCTCCAATCTGCTGCTACTCTCACAACAAACACGCAATCTGCTCTTCCTGCAAATTCTCCAACATTGCAATCTACGTCAGGTTTTTCAATGACACCTCCACCTGGATTTTTTACGCCATCATCTGTTCATTCACTTGGATGTAGTTTTCCTCTAACAATGGCAGCAATACCTTCCTCTGCACTAACTATTTTGACACATTCCGGACTTCGTTCTGCTGCATCAATTGTTCCCACAACACATCTTCATGGTGCTGCGGTAGTCCCTCTCTCAAATACTCATCAGGTTATCTCCTTGAAATTGACCAACAATAACTACCTATACTGGAGAATGCAAATGAAACCATATTTGTTGGGTCAGGGTGTGTATGCTTTTGTTGACGGGTCTTATCCTTGTCCTGCACTCTATGTTGCTACCACCGAGACAGCAGCTCCTGCTATCAATTCATTCTTCCTTTCATGGAAGCAACAAGACCAATTAATTATGAGTGctctcctctcttctttatCTACTGAAATTCTACATCTTGTGGTTGACTGTCACACATCTTATAGCATCTGGCAGACACTTGAAAAATCTTTTGCCTCCCCGTCACATTCAAGGATTATGCAATTACATGGTTCCTTTCAGGATTTGCGTCAGGGGGATGATTCAGCTAACATTTATTTGCAGCGAGCTAAGGTCCTATTTGATGAGTTGGTTGCCGTTGGTCAGCCTCTTTTCTTAGAAGATTTTAATCTTTATGTATTTCGGGGCTTACCCAGTGATTTCAAAGATTTAGTGACCAGTTTGTCTACACGGGCAGACCCTTTATCATACTCTGATCTTCATAGTTACTTGCTCACTCATGAATACCTTAATAAGAGCTCCCTTCAATCCACTCTTGGCTCCCCTATGACAGCacctctgctgcccacacctTCACATCCCACGGCTTCAGCATTCTTAGCCCAGCGTAGTGGTTTCGGTGGGTCTTCTGACCATTCCTATCGTGGGCGTGGGCGTCACCGAGATGGATGGAGAG CAAAATACTGCTCTCAATTCACTTCACAGCATCTACAGGCTACCGCTAACTTGGCATTTCAAAATTCTCAGCTCACCTTTGCAGGTCGGTTTCCTAATACGAGTGCTAATCAACATGTGACACCGGACCTTTCCAGTATGACGAGTTCAGAGCCCTATACTGGTAGTGATCAATTGCATGTCGGGGATGGTAATGGACTT GATCTAATAACCAAGGAGGTGCTCTTTTCCGGTCAGAGTAGGGATGGTCTATATGTATTATCCGAGTCTTCTGCAACATCCATACCTGAAGCTTTCCTATCTACATTTGTGTCCTCCACTGCTGATGTTTGGCATCGTCACCTTGGGCATCCTAGCTCTC GCAAAGCATCGCGTCTGTCGTTAGGCTTTACTGGTCATAAAACTTGTGCTCCTCTTGAGCTTGTTTTCAATGATGTTTGGGGACCTTCTCCTATGTTATCTACTGACGGTTATCggtattttgtgatttttatggaTGCCTATACTAA GTACGGTGATCCACTGTCAGTAGACTCCTCTCCGGTTGTGTCCCCATCTCGGTCTCCTAGTAGTCTCACATCGGGTCCTTCCTCTGGCTTATCTCCTGGCTTGCATTTAGTAGTGGATTTATCTAACTTTGATCTTCAGCAGGTTTCTCAGAATCCATCCCTTCTACCAATTAACTCCTCTCGTAGCCACCACATAACACTTCGTCCACGCCAACCAAAACAGGCGCATCTTAGTGTGTCTCAGTCCTCTTCTCCCGTGCGTTCTGCTCAGTCCCCTGCTTCCATGTGCTCTATATTTCCTGAGCATGAACCCCTCACGTTTAAAGACACCACTCAGCACTCGGCATGGCA tcGCTGGGTCTATAAAATCAAGCGGCGAGCGGATGGTAGTATTGACATGTATAAAGCCCGTCTTGTTGCCAGAGG ACTCAGTGATTATCTCATTTCTCTTGGTTTTCGTGCCTCTAATGCTGAtccttctctatttatttactcTGATGGCTATGATCTCATTTACTTGCTTGT AGAGCTGGGTATGTCTTCGTGTAAAGTTGTTGATACGCTTGCTTCATCCTCTTCTAAGCTATTGTTGTCCTCGGATACTCAGTATTTTGATCCTACTCGTACCGACAGATTGTTGGTGCTTTGCAGTATCTCACTTTCACTCGCCTGGATATTTGTTATACTGTTAATAAAGTATGTCAGTTTATGCACTCGTCTACCGATGGTCATTGGTCCCTTCTCAAAAGAATTGTCTGGTATCTTCAAGGAACGTCATCTTATGGTCTACACATCACTCGAGGTTCCTCtttttccttacatggttttatGGATGTTGATTGG AAAAAAACGCACAGTGGCTCATTCATCGACTGAAGCAGAATATAAGGCTCTTACAGATGGTACTACTGAGATTTTATGGATTCGGGCTCTGTTATCTGATCTTCATTTCTCCTCTGCTCCTACAACTATCCTTTGGTGTGATAATTTGGGTGCTACCTACTTGTCTGTCAATCCTATCTTTCATGCTCgcactaagcatgttgaagtagATTATCACTTCGTTCGTGATCGAGTTGCTAAAAAGGACATTGAGGTTCAGTTCATCTCCTTCAAGGATCAGCTTGCTAAAGTTCTTATCAAACCTCTTCCTCATGCGTCCTTCACTTATTTTCGATCCAAGCTTCATATGGATTCTCCTCcttcagcttga